The genomic region CCACGCCGCCGAAATCATTTTGGGTGTAACGGGGTTCTCCGTGAACCAGTCCGCAGGGCAAAAGCAATACAGCAGCAAAACGTAAATTCAAGGGTTCACCTCAGCCAACGGTTGAGTGGCAAAAAACTCGGCCAGTTGTTGGTTGAGATCAGGGGTCGGCGTCTCAAGGTCATCGCTGCGCACCGGCACCAGGATCCGGCTCCCGGGAGCAGCCACGATGCCGTCCTCCCGATTCCACGCCGCCACGCCCACCCGTCGCACCTGGCCGTCGGGCTGGATCAGCCACAGGTCATCGCGCTCGGCGTCGTCGAGGACGGTGCAGTCGCGAACATAATCCCCGACCTCTTGCATGGCGCGGTACGGCACCTCACAGGGCTGCGCGACGGCCCCGAGCACTTCCACGGTGGACGGCCTTTCGGGGTAAACAAGTTGGTCACCGTCATCGAGCAACGCGTTGCGCGCGAACCCTGCCTCCACGGCGATCGGGTCCAGCACCGCCACCTGGCGGCCAGTGACCGGCAACTGCTGGACCTGCCGATACAGACGCGCACTCAACTGCGCTCGGGTGGGCCGGTCGTCCAGCAAGGCTCCCCGTTGCAGCAGTTTCAAATCGAACAAAACCCCGGCCTTCAAACGCGCCTGCGACTCCATCAACGACTGGTGCAGCCACGCGGCACCCAACCAGTAGCTTTCGGCATTCGGTTGCGCCACGCGAATCACGTCCAGCAAGCGCGCCCCCGGTTTGACCTCATAGGCGCCAGGGCTGCGTGCATCGCCACTGACCGTGACGGCTGCCTGGCTCGTACCGGGGCCGATCAACAACAGGCCCAGCCATATAAGATTCAGAGACTTCACCGGGCAGCCTCCCGATCAGGGCGTAGCTGTAGGATTTTCAGGGACAACCGGGGCGTCAGATGCTGCTCGCTGCGCAGGATGAAACCATCCTGCGGGTCGACCCAATAATGGTTGGTGGCGCGGAAATCCAAGGTGGGAACATCCACCTGCTCGTCGATGCGCAGCAAGGCATGATCCTTGTCCAGAATGCGGAGGGTCTCGACGTCGCGGGTGCTGAAACGGCTGTTGACCGCGACGCCGATTCGGTTGCCGTCGTAGAGGTCGATCCAGCGTGTGCTGGTGTAGCCATCGGGCAGATGCTGGAGGCCGCGCTTGAACGGTGACTCGCCACTGAAGCGAGTGCCGTCCAGGGAAACGCCCAGGCCGACGGTGCGTACCACCAGGCCGTCACGCATCATCACCACTTGCTTGCCGGAAGCGACCCAGAACTCCAGGTCGCCCCGGCGCCGTGCCCTGGCCATCACCCCCTCACTGACAGCGGTGGTGACCAGGATCTGCGGGTACGGCACGGCGTCGACCTGGGCACGGGTCACGTTGATGGGGGCCGGGCCGCTGACGGAGGTTTCGAGGGTGTACCAGGACGCCCTCATCAACGGGTTACACCCGCTCAACAAGAGCGCCATCGACAGACAGGCGCAGGTAGGCAAAATTTTCACGGAGGGCTTGAGCCTTATCTGCTGTTGGCTTCGCTGAGGTCATTAAACGATCGGGCACCGATCCCGACGGCACTGGCGGTTGGCAGCAGTTGGCTGATCAGGCGGTTCCAGCGCGTCACGCCAGCTGGCCCGACGTACACGATGTCTTGGGGCTGCAAGTCGAATCGGGTGGCCAACACCAGCGCGGACGGTGATTGGGCATCGAGCTGGAACACCTTGGCGGGTTCTGCTTCAAGGTTGTCCGCGCCACGAATCACGTAGACGGCGTTGCCATTGGAGGTGGTCTGGTTCAAGCCACCCACCGTGCCCAGGGCATCGGTCAGGTTGATCGACTTGCCCTTGAAACTCAGGGCCCGGGGCTGATTGACTTCGCCCATGAGGTACACACGTTTTTGGTCGTTATAGGGCAAATACAGCCGGTCGCCGCCCTTGAGGTAAATGCCCTGCAGTTGCGAGCCCTGGCGATTCAGGCTGTCCAGGTCAAGCCTGTATTCACGCCCGTCGCGGGTGAGTGTCAGGCCCGACAGGTCGGCATTTGTCGGGTCGATGCCGGCGGCGCCAATGGCTTCAACGGCACTCAAGGGCGTGGTAGTGATTGGCTGTTGGCCGGCTTTGATCACCGCACCGGTCACCACCACGGTCTGGCTGGCAAACCGCAGGACGCTGACGTCGACCTGAGGGCTTTCAATAAACTGCGACAGTCGCCCGGCGATAAAGGCGCGTAATTCTTCGATGGTTTTACCGGCCACCGGAACGTTGCCGATATACGGATAAAACAGCGTACCGTCCGGACGCACCAAGCGGCCGTTGGCATCGATCTGCTGTTGCGGCCCGGACGGTGCCGTCAACTCGGGGTGATCCCAGACCGTGATAAACAACAGGTCGTTGGCGCCTACCCGATAGCCACCCGGAACATACGCCAGCAATTCAGCAGGTACCGATTCACGAACGTGCGTGGCGGCATCCATGGCGATTAATTTAGGCGTGATCGGAATCAACTCCACCCGGGTACTTTCGGGAGAGCCCTCACTGGACATTTGACTGGTGTCCATGTGTTGACCAGGCGAAAACATGCAGCCGTGCAAGCTGATACTTGCCAGCAAAAGAACAGGTAACCTAGAAATCATAATGGCACTACGCTAGTCGAGGACGAGTCTAAAAAAGATCACCCAGAAAGTTCTGAGTGATCTTGTACAACAGGGTTTACGAGGGATTAGTTGGTACCGGTAGTGCCGCCTGTACCGGTTGTACCGCCGGTGCCGGCAGTACCGCCATTGGAACTGCCACCCGAGTTGGAAGCGGCTGCTGCAGCGCCGACAACCGCCGTGCCGACCCCAACCCCTTCACCGAGCGTCACGCCGCCCACGAGCGGGGTGCTCAACGACAGGGACTCACCTGCGCCGGCGGCCTCGCTCACCGCAGCGCCGGCGACTTCACCCGCCGCCAGTGCCGCAGTACTTGTGAAAGCCAGCAAGCCGGCCAACAGTAATTTCCTCATATCAGACTCCTTCTCGATATTTACCCCTTATCAAACTTTGCAATAAGGGAGTAGTGATGGAACGGAGATAAACAGGCTATGCAAACTGTACAAAGATCCTGCTGGATCACGTACTTAGCCTCCTCGAAATCATCTCACTTGTGGATAGCTCAAACCACCCATGTTAATAATCGTCAGGTTTAAACGACTGGCCGTACTGATAACCCGCGACCAATACCGTAATAGTCAAAACCATTGGCTTTCATCCGCTGCGGATCAAATATATTGCGGCCATCAAAGATCACAGGCGTGCTCAGTTTTTCTTTAATCAAGTCCAGGTCCGGGGCTTTGAACTCACGCCACTCCGTCACAATCACCAACGCATCGGCACCTTGCAGCGCGGCTTCCTTGGTCCCCATGAGCAGCAGGTCTTCGTTCATGCCGTAAATGCGCTGGGTTTCGGCCATTGCTTCCGGGTCGAAGGCTTGAACCCTGGCGCCCACACTGCGCAATTGTTCGATCAATACGCGGCTGGAGGCTTCGCGCATGTCGTCGGTATTGGGTTTGAAGGCCAGGCCCCAGATCGCAAAG from Pseudomonas yamanorum harbors:
- a CDS encoding capsule biosynthesis GfcC family protein codes for the protein MKSLNLIWLGLLLIGPGTSQAAVTVSGDARSPGAYEVKPGARLLDVIRVAQPNAESYWLGAAWLHQSLMESQARLKAGVLFDLKLLQRGALLDDRPTRAQLSARLYRQVQQLPVTGRQVAVLDPIAVEAGFARNALLDDGDQLVYPERPSTVEVLGAVAQPCEVPYRAMQEVGDYVRDCTVLDDAERDDLWLIQPDGQVRRVGVAAWNREDGIVAAPGSRILVPVRSDDLETPTPDLNQQLAEFFATQPLAEVNP
- a CDS encoding YjbF family lipoprotein, which encodes MKILPTCACLSMALLLSGCNPLMRASWYTLETSVSGPAPINVTRAQVDAVPYPQILVTTAVSEGVMARARRRGDLEFWVASGKQVVMMRDGLVVRTVGLGVSLDGTRFSGESPFKRGLQHLPDGYTSTRWIDLYDGNRIGVAVNSRFSTRDVETLRILDKDHALLRIDEQVDVPTLDFRATNHYWVDPQDGFILRSEQHLTPRLSLKILQLRPDREAAR
- a CDS encoding polysaccharide export protein gives rise to the protein MISRLPVLLLASISLHGCMFSPGQHMDTSQMSSEGSPESTRVELIPITPKLIAMDAATHVRESVPAELLAYVPGGYRVGANDLLFITVWDHPELTAPSGPQQQIDANGRLVRPDGTLFYPYIGNVPVAGKTIEELRAFIAGRLSQFIESPQVDVSVLRFASQTVVVTGAVIKAGQQPITTTPLSAVEAIGAAGIDPTNADLSGLTLTRDGREYRLDLDSLNRQGSQLQGIYLKGGDRLYLPYNDQKRVYLMGEVNQPRALSFKGKSINLTDALGTVGGLNQTTSNGNAVYVIRGADNLEAEPAKVFQLDAQSPSALVLATRFDLQPQDIVYVGPAGVTRWNRLISQLLPTASAVGIGARSFNDLSEANSR